Proteins found in one Halobaculum sp. MBLA0147 genomic segment:
- a CDS encoding Mrp/NBP35 family ATP-binding protein codes for MTETAVRERLGEVTDPDLGDDLVSLGLVNAVEVDDEAGVVRVSLALGAPYAPTETEIAGDVRAALDDLSYEVDLSASVPTTLSADEQVLPGVQNVIAVASGKGGVGKSTVAVNLAAGLSQLGARVGLFDADVYGPNVPRMIDADERPRATEDETIIPPEQHGVRLISMAFLVGEDDPVIWRGPMVHKLLTQLVEDVRWGELDYLVLDLPPGTGDTQLTILQTLPLTGAVIVTTPQEVAVDDARKGLRMFGKHETNVLGIVENMSGFQCPDCGSRHDVFDSGGGEAFAAANDLPFLGGVPLDPAVRTGGDDGAPVVLEEHSETADAFRVVTENVANNAGLVNRREVSTNGAITPDGNLGGEPGAGDPHAGGGHDHAAGGHDHTDGHGHHGH; via the coding sequence GTGACGGAGACCGCGGTGCGCGAGCGGCTCGGCGAGGTGACGGACCCGGATCTGGGTGACGACCTCGTCTCGCTGGGGCTCGTGAACGCGGTCGAGGTGGACGACGAGGCGGGCGTCGTGCGGGTCTCGTTGGCGCTCGGGGCACCGTACGCACCGACGGAGACGGAGATCGCCGGCGACGTGCGCGCGGCCCTCGACGACCTCTCGTACGAGGTGGATCTCTCGGCGAGCGTGCCGACGACGCTGTCGGCCGACGAACAGGTGTTGCCGGGCGTCCAGAACGTGATCGCCGTCGCCTCTGGGAAAGGCGGCGTCGGGAAGTCGACGGTGGCGGTGAACCTCGCGGCGGGACTCTCGCAGTTGGGTGCCCGCGTCGGGCTGTTCGACGCGGACGTGTACGGGCCGAACGTCCCGCGGATGATCGACGCCGACGAGCGGCCGCGCGCGACGGAAGACGAGACGATCATCCCCCCGGAACAGCACGGCGTCCGGCTGATCTCGATGGCGTTCCTCGTCGGCGAGGACGACCCGGTGATCTGGCGTGGGCCGATGGTCCACAAGCTGCTCACCCAACTCGTCGAGGACGTGCGCTGGGGGGAGTTGGACTACCTCGTCTTGGACCTCCCGCCCGGGACGGGCGACACGCAGCTGACGATCCTCCAGACGCTCCCGCTGACGGGCGCGGTGATCGTCACCACCCCACAGGAGGTCGCCGTCGACGACGCACGCAAGGGGTTACGGATGTTCGGGAAACACGAGACGAACGTGTTGGGGATCGTCGAGAACATGTCGGGGTTCCAGTGTCCGGACTGCGGCTCGCGCCACGACGTGTTCGACAGCGGCGGCGGCGAGGCGTTCGCGGCGGCCAACGACCTCCCGTTCCTCGGCGGCGTCCCGCTGGACCCGGCGGTGCGGACGGGGGGCGACGACGGCGCACCGGTGGTCCTCGAGGAGCACTCGGAGACGGCCGACGCCTTCCGCGTCGTGACGGAGAACGTCGCCAACAACGCCGGACTCGTGAACCGCCGCGAGGTGAGCACGAACGGCGCGATCACGCCCGACGGGAACCTGGGTGGCGAGCCGGGTGCCGGCGATCCCCACGCCGGCGGCGGCCACGACCACGCGGCGGGTGGCCACGATCACACCGACGGGCACGGTCACCACGGCCACTGA
- a CDS encoding ABC transporter substrate-binding protein: protein MSDRVTRRQALTAMGAAGVTGLAGCTGGSSTGSSDDASGTVTVGILQPVSGDLKYYGAQSLYGFYSGLAHKSGDDPIGDASTGEKTVEMGDVTYDLVVRDSKFSADTAQTVATNLVTDDEVDILFGCASSGAADRVIKQVVKQTDTPYLVGPAASASITRSSETCDQRVFRASENTAMDARSGGTYVANETDVSKVYLFGADYSFGRAVVNNYQTVLENNGVEIVGRKFVPRGYSKWDGLLSNAEEAGAEGIVGGFTVATLPNLFTAFLQGDYSYRLFGGLATRITNAVVGQILQKVLGKPLTQEKLDGVKAGPFTTRYHWNQYDNEINESFVDTYTSTYGTVPDLFTSGTFTAASALVQAVEESGSTAPDDIVDQLTGMTVAETPKGADGYTFQEFNNQARSSMTVAGVEPTADEWADNWAAAIQPTAPLSTVAGDQATIPESDVDCSL, encoded by the coding sequence ATGAGCGACCGCGTGACACGACGACAGGCACTGACAGCGATGGGCGCAGCGGGCGTCACCGGACTGGCCGGGTGTACGGGCGGGAGTAGTACGGGATCGAGCGACGACGCCTCGGGGACGGTGACGGTCGGCATCCTCCAACCGGTGTCGGGAGACCTGAAGTACTACGGCGCACAGTCGCTGTACGGGTTCTACTCCGGACTGGCACACAAGTCCGGCGACGACCCGATCGGCGACGCCTCGACGGGCGAGAAGACCGTCGAGATGGGCGACGTGACGTACGACCTCGTCGTCCGAGACTCGAAGTTCTCCGCCGACACGGCACAGACGGTGGCGACGAACCTCGTCACGGACGACGAGGTAGACATCCTGTTCGGGTGTGCCTCCTCGGGGGCCGCCGACCGCGTCATCAAACAGGTGGTCAAACAGACGGACACGCCGTACCTCGTCGGTCCGGCGGCGTCGGCGTCGATCACACGCTCCAGCGAGACGTGTGACCAGCGTGTGTTCCGCGCCTCCGAGAACACGGCGATGGACGCCCGATCCGGCGGCACCTACGTCGCCAACGAGACGGACGTGTCGAAGGTGTACCTCTTCGGCGCGGACTACTCGTTCGGCCGTGCGGTCGTGAACAACTACCAGACCGTACTGGAGAACAACGGCGTGGAGATCGTCGGGCGCAAGTTCGTCCCGCGTGGATACAGTAAGTGGGACGGCCTGCTCTCGAACGCCGAGGAGGCGGGCGCGGAGGGGATCGTCGGCGGGTTCACCGTCGCGACGCTGCCGAACCTGTTCACCGCGTTCCTGCAGGGCGACTACTCCTACCGGCTGTTCGGTGGGTTGGCGACGCGGATCACCAACGCGGTCGTCGGGCAGATCCTCCAGAAGGTGTTGGGCAAGCCGCTCACGCAGGAGAAACTCGACGGCGTGAAGGCGGGGCCGTTCACGACGCGGTACCACTGGAACCAGTACGACAACGAGATCAACGAGTCGTTCGTCGACACCTACACCTCGACGTACGGCACCGTGCCGGACCTGTTCACGTCCGGGACGTTCACCGCGGCCTCCGCGCTCGTGCAGGCGGTCGAGGAGAGCGGCTCGACGGCGCCGGACGACATCGTCGACCAGTTGACCGGGATGACGGTCGCGGAGACGCCGAAGGGTGCGGACGGCTACACGTTCCAGGAGTTCAACAACCAGGCGCGCTCGTCGATGACGGTCGCCGGCGTCGAGCCGACGGCCGACGAGTGGGCCGACAACTGGGCGGCCGCGATCCAGCCGACGGCACCGCTGTCGACCGTCGCCGGCGACCAGGCGACGATCCCAGAGAGCGACGTGGACTGTTCGCTGTAG
- a CDS encoding ABC transporter ATP-binding protein, translated as MLRTRGLTKRFGGLTAVDDVDFELGADELCSLIGPNGAGKTTFFDLLTGTLAPSAGVVEVATESAGSAAYADGGTVAEGNGGATAESDATDGRATDGGVEAAPPGAEWTDVTDAAPHETAAMGVHRSYQITNVFPTSTVLENVRVAAQAAGPDAANVWRNAGQLDRYREEAAEILDRVGLAARAHEPASALSHGAKRKLEVAIALAGDPDVLLLDEPNAGVSSESVDEIVALIEDVATDHAVLLVEHNMDIVMNVSDRVVVLNQGSVIADGPPEAVRGDEAVQRAYLGGYGEDDAGGASP; from the coding sequence ATGCTCAGGACACGCGGTCTCACCAAGCGGTTCGGTGGCCTGACCGCGGTCGACGACGTGGACTTCGAGCTCGGCGCCGACGAGCTGTGTTCGCTCATCGGTCCGAACGGCGCCGGGAAGACGACCTTCTTCGACCTCCTGACGGGGACGCTCGCCCCGTCCGCGGGTGTCGTCGAGGTCGCCACGGAGTCCGCGGGGTCGGCCGCGTACGCCGACGGCGGCACCGTCGCCGAGGGGAACGGCGGCGCGACTGCCGAGAGCGACGCGACCGACGGGCGCGCGACCGACGGCGGCGTGGAAGCGGCGCCCCCGGGAGCCGAGTGGACGGACGTGACGGACGCGGCGCCACACGAGACGGCGGCGATGGGCGTCCACCGGTCGTACCAGATCACCAACGTGTTCCCGACGAGTACGGTGTTGGAGAACGTCCGCGTCGCGGCGCAGGCGGCGGGGCCGGACGCGGCCAACGTCTGGCGCAACGCCGGGCAACTGGACCGCTACCGCGAGGAGGCGGCCGAGATCCTCGACCGGGTCGGGCTCGCCGCGCGGGCACACGAACCCGCGTCGGCGCTGTCACACGGCGCCAAGCGGAAACTCGAAGTCGCCATCGCGCTGGCGGGCGACCCGGACGTGCTCCTGTTGGACGAGCCGAACGCGGGCGTCTCCTCGGAGAGCGTCGACGAGATCGTCGCCTTGATCGAGGACGTGGCGACGGATCACGCCGTTCTGCTGGTCGAACACAACATGGACATCGTGATGAACGTCTCCGATCGCGTCGTCGTCCTCAACCAGGGGTCGGTGATCGCCGACGGACCACCCGAGGCGGTGCGTGGCGACGAGGCGGTCCAACGCGCGTACCTCGGCGGCTACGGCGAAGACGACGCCGGAGGTGCGTCGCCGTGA
- a CDS encoding ABC transporter ATP-binding protein has product MSDDTVEDTTPDGDPLLSVDGVHSYYGDSHVLEGVDLEVHEGEVVALIGRNGVGKTTTLRSILQLTPPREGSITYRGEELVGLETHEVAERGVGWVPEDRRVFSQLTVAENVRAAVPDGGDVEEALDRVYERFPDLGDRQNANAGDLSGGQQQMLAVARGLVGDNDLLLVDEPSEGLAPMIVEAVAEALTDAAEEATVLLVEQNLPLALDLADRFYVVDHGTVVDSGDADAVSADSDRLRRYLSA; this is encoded by the coding sequence GTGAGCGACGACACTGTGGAAGACACGACGCCGGACGGCGACCCGCTGTTGTCCGTCGACGGCGTCCACAGCTACTACGGCGACAGCCACGTCCTCGAAGGGGTCGACCTGGAGGTCCACGAGGGCGAGGTGGTCGCGTTGATCGGGCGCAACGGCGTCGGGAAGACGACGACGCTGCGGTCGATCCTCCAGCTCACGCCGCCACGCGAGGGGTCGATCACCTACCGCGGGGAGGAACTCGTCGGGCTGGAGACCCACGAGGTCGCAGAACGCGGTGTCGGGTGGGTCCCCGAGGACCGGCGCGTCTTCTCGCAGTTGACCGTCGCCGAGAACGTCCGGGCGGCCGTGCCGGACGGCGGCGACGTAGAGGAGGCACTCGACCGGGTGTACGAGCGGTTCCCGGATCTGGGCGACCGCCAGAACGCGAACGCGGGTGACCTCTCCGGCGGCCAACAGCAGATGCTCGCCGTCGCCCGCGGGCTGGTCGGCGACAACGACCTGCTGTTGGTGGACGAACCATCCGAGGGACTCGCCCCGATGATCGTCGAGGCGGTCGCGGAGGCGCTGACCGACGCCGCCGAGGAGGCGACCGTGTTGCTCGTCGAACAGAACCTGCCGCTGGCACTCGACCTGGCGGACCGCTTCTACGTGGTCGATCACGGCACCGTCGTCGACAGCGGCGACGCCGACGCGGTGTCGGCCGACTCCGACCGACTCAGGAGGTACCTCTCTGCATGA
- a CDS encoding branched-chain amino acid ABC transporter permease, whose translation MTPLTLAPLLLDAVGEFLRPSTLAGIALEGLSLAALYVMITAGLTLIFGLMGVLNFAHGALTMIGAYLGGLVTVLLVGTGAGDPLRFAAFFLAVLVTFGALAALGGAMEVSLIRPIYDRPPLYQILLTFGVTLILEELARIVLLFYGIQPISDWQEALSTRPAVLGESLALGSVSVDGLALFEILFGVLTVAGVWAFLTRTRYGLYVRAGSEDGEMLSALGVNVRRVFTVVFALGTGLAGVAGVLLAWDANWAASVPLAAETLLPAFVVVIVGGLGTFRGTVVAALLVGLTDATMTWWFQNHVAFTGLPEITVFLVLVVMLIVRPQGLFGVSEVGGH comes from the coding sequence ATGACACCACTCACACTCGCGCCGCTGTTGTTGGACGCCGTCGGCGAGTTCCTGCGCCCGTCGACGCTGGCCGGTATCGCGCTGGAGGGGTTGTCGCTGGCGGCGTTGTACGTGATGATCACCGCCGGGCTGACGCTGATCTTCGGGCTCATGGGCGTGTTGAACTTCGCCCACGGTGCCCTGACGATGATCGGCGCGTACCTCGGCGGGCTGGTGACGGTGTTGCTCGTCGGCACCGGGGCGGGCGACCCGCTGCGGTTCGCGGCGTTCTTCCTCGCGGTGTTGGTCACCTTCGGTGCGCTCGCCGCGCTCGGCGGCGCGATGGAGGTGTCGTTGATCCGGCCGATCTACGACCGCCCGCCGCTGTACCAGATCCTGCTCACCTTCGGGGTGACGCTGATCCTGGAGGAACTCGCGCGGATCGTCCTGCTGTTCTACGGGATCCAGCCGATCTCGGACTGGCAGGAGGCACTGAGCACGCGCCCGGCGGTGTTGGGCGAGAGCCTCGCGCTGGGGAGCGTCTCCGTCGACGGACTCGCGCTGTTCGAGATCCTGTTCGGCGTGCTCACCGTCGCCGGTGTCTGGGCGTTCCTGACACGGACGCGGTACGGGCTGTACGTCCGTGCGGGCAGCGAGGACGGCGAGATGCTGTCGGCGCTGGGCGTGAACGTCCGACGCGTGTTCACCGTCGTCTTCGCGCTCGGGACCGGACTCGCCGGCGTCGCGGGCGTGTTGTTGGCGTGGGACGCCAACTGGGCGGCGTCGGTGCCGCTGGCGGCGGAGACGCTGTTGCCGGCGTTCGTCGTCGTCATCGTCGGCGGTCTCGGCACGTTCCGCGGGACGGTCGTCGCGGCGCTGCTGGTCGGGCTGACCGACGCGACGATGACGTGGTGGTTCCAGAACCACGTCGCGTTCACCGGGCTGCCGGAGATCACCGTCTTCCTCGTGTTGGTCGTGATGTTGATCGTGCGTCCACAGGGGCTGTTCGGCGTCTCGGAGGTGGGGGGCCATTAG
- a CDS encoding branched-chain amino acid ABC transporter permease: MYKLLVNSPLSGEFVAVLPEVEAMIAVLYFGLFAMSFDFISGYTGYLSFGHAAFYGTGAYLTVLVANGKLAVTLPVVGTVLGSQTSFMVLLLLAGLFAALLALVIGSVSFRLSGVYFAMITLGFSQVLYVFVRDWDFVSSAPRDGVAVTGRTSGFQIGVPFVDQLNLAVGVLAGDEVALLGEAITFSTTDVSYYMIGVVVLVSYFVMQRLVHSPFGRVMIAIRENEERARAIGYDTYRYKLGAFAISGFFGGVAGALFAAFRRSVTPENGFYFLVAGDALLASIIGGFGTLVGPLYGRLFDETVREFLSKSGSGGGLLPWLRATVPEGVLQMDLVGGVTVAEAIDTFLNGHAELYVGIMFVLFVLYVPNGLLGTLRDRAGGTLATAGIPALRRWFR; the protein is encoded by the coding sequence CTGTACAAGCTGCTGGTGAACTCGCCGCTCTCGGGTGAGTTCGTCGCCGTGTTGCCGGAGGTGGAGGCGATGATCGCGGTGTTGTACTTCGGGCTGTTCGCGATGTCGTTCGACTTCATCTCCGGGTACACCGGCTACCTCTCGTTCGGCCACGCGGCCTTCTACGGGACGGGTGCGTACCTCACCGTCCTCGTCGCGAACGGGAAACTCGCGGTTACCCTCCCGGTGGTCGGGACCGTCCTCGGCTCACAGACATCGTTCATGGTGTTGTTGCTGCTCGCGGGGTTGTTCGCGGCGCTGTTGGCACTCGTCATCGGGAGTGTCTCCTTCCGGCTCTCGGGGGTGTACTTCGCGATGATCACCCTCGGGTTCTCGCAGGTGCTGTACGTGTTCGTCCGCGACTGGGACTTCGTGAGTTCTGCGCCGCGGGACGGCGTCGCCGTCACCGGTCGCACGAGCGGGTTCCAGATCGGCGTCCCGTTCGTCGACCAACTCAACCTCGCGGTCGGCGTGTTGGCCGGCGACGAGGTGGCGCTGTTGGGCGAGGCGATCACGTTCTCGACGACGGACGTGTCCTACTACATGATCGGCGTCGTCGTGCTCGTCTCGTACTTCGTCATGCAGCGACTCGTCCACTCCCCGTTCGGCCGTGTGATGATCGCCATCCGCGAGAACGAGGAGCGCGCCCGTGCCATCGGCTACGACACGTACCGCTACAAGCTGGGTGCGTTCGCGATCTCCGGGTTCTTCGGCGGGGTCGCCGGCGCGCTGTTCGCGGCGTTCCGCCGGTCGGTGACGCCGGAGAACGGCTTCTACTTCCTCGTCGCCGGGGACGCGCTGTTGGCGTCGATCATCGGCGGCTTCGGCACGCTGGTCGGGCCGCTGTACGGCCGCCTGTTCGACGAGACCGTCCGCGAGTTCCTCTCGAAGTCCGGCTCCGGCGGCGGGCTGCTCCCGTGGCTACGTGCCACCGTCCCGGAGGGGGTTCTGCAGATGGACCTCGTCGGCGGTGTCACCGTCGCCGAGGCAATCGACACGTTCCTCAACGGCCACGCAGAGTTGTACGTCGGGATCATGTTCGTCCTGTTCGTGTTGTACGTCCCGAACGGTCTGCTCGGCACGCTGCGTGACCGCGCCGGCGGGACGCTGGCGACGGCCGGCATCCCCGCGCTCCGGAGGTGGTTCCGGTGA
- a CDS encoding 3-oxoacyl-ACP synthase — protein MTGLATYVPDETITGAEIAAQSGIPEDVVVEKMGVREKRVCPPDDDHVTDMCVTAGERALADADLDASALDLVLFHGSEYKDHVVWSAAADVCERLGAENAYAHESYTLCAGAPIAMRHTAAQLRIGDVDRALLVTASREEDLVDYENEDSSFMFNFGSGGAAVVLEADGTTAPEDSDSPPVAERARATVRASAAETDGSFAHDVVMPAGGSVEPPSEETVREGRHTLDVPDPDGMKERLADVSAPAFCAVADDALAASGYDRADLDFVALTHMKRSFHDYLTDELGVGEGHHYLDEYGHVQSVDQALAVEAGLDEGTLSAGDVVLFLAAGTGYTWSATVLEWTG, from the coding sequence CTGACCGGGTTGGCGACGTACGTCCCCGACGAGACGATCACCGGCGCTGAGATCGCCGCCCAGAGCGGCATCCCCGAAGACGTAGTGGTCGAGAAGATGGGCGTCCGGGAGAAGCGCGTCTGCCCGCCGGACGACGACCACGTCACGGACATGTGCGTGACGGCGGGCGAGCGGGCGCTGGCGGACGCCGACCTCGACGCCTCGGCGCTGGACCTGGTGTTGTTCCACGGCAGCGAGTACAAGGACCACGTCGTCTGGTCGGCCGCCGCCGACGTGTGCGAACGCCTCGGCGCGGAGAACGCCTACGCACACGAGTCGTACACACTGTGTGCCGGTGCGCCGATCGCGATGCGACACACGGCCGCGCAGCTGCGGATCGGCGACGTGGACCGCGCGCTGCTGGTGACTGCCTCCCGCGAGGAGGATCTAGTCGACTACGAGAACGAGGACAGTTCGTTCATGTTCAACTTCGGGTCGGGCGGTGCCGCCGTCGTGTTGGAGGCCGACGGGACGACGGCTCCCGAGGACTCCGACTCGCCACCCGTCGCGGAGCGGGCGCGGGCGACGGTACGCGCGTCCGCGGCGGAGACGGACGGGAGCTTCGCACACGACGTGGTGATGCCGGCGGGTGGCTCCGTCGAGCCGCCCAGCGAGGAGACCGTCCGCGAGGGGCGACACACACTCGACGTGCCGGACCCCGACGGGATGAAGGAGCGACTCGCGGACGTGAGCGCGCCGGCGTTCTGCGCCGTCGCCGACGACGCGCTGGCGGCGTCGGGGTACGACCGCGCGGACCTGGACTTCGTCGCCCTGACCCACATGAAGCGGTCGTTCCACGACTACCTCACCGACGAACTCGGCGTGGGCGAGGGCCACCACTACCTCGACGAGTACGGGCACGTCCAGAGCGTCGACCAGGCACTCGCCGTCGAGGCGGGGCTCGACGAGGGGACGCTCTCGGCGGGGGACGTGGTGTTGTTCCTCGCCGCCGGCACGGGGTACACCTGGAGCGCGACCGTGCTGGAGTGGACCGGCTGA
- a CDS encoding iron-containing alcohol dehydrogenase translates to MDTDAFSFEYTPAAIEYGRGRAADLGDVVRRHGGDRALVVCGHNTGANDALMTPIDEGLGQTHVDSYVGTTPDKRLETAAAVAARAEETDADVFVPVGGGSSLDVATVASVLRAGDRALAEVRETVAETGGIPLPDDTDRLTPLVPVPTTLAGADLSTLAGITVELDDRVVATGVGDPALMPAAVLYDPALFETTPRRVLAGSAMNGFDKALESTYAANGTPLTDATARRAVAYLDDGLSRLFGDGDEPSASSDRTDRDDDADRYDSDAVDRAVAGVVLAQYGISRPDGTTLNVLHAFGHALRDTFGVQQGVGHAVIAPAALRAMTDAGVDLDPLVDAFGVADVTAVVERVETIRAALDLPTEIRTVTAFDAPADDERVAAALDEAAAATAADSLAANAPPALDLDAATARRVLEAAW, encoded by the coding sequence ATGGACACAGACGCCTTCAGCTTCGAGTACACGCCGGCGGCGATCGAGTACGGCCGCGGGCGGGCGGCGGACCTCGGCGACGTGGTCCGGCGACACGGCGGCGACCGCGCGCTCGTCGTCTGCGGCCACAACACGGGCGCCAACGACGCGTTGATGACGCCGATCGACGAGGGGCTCGGCCAGACACACGTCGACAGCTACGTCGGGACGACGCCGGACAAACGCCTCGAGACGGCCGCCGCGGTGGCGGCGCGCGCCGAGGAGACGGACGCCGACGTGTTCGTCCCCGTCGGTGGTGGGTCGAGTCTCGACGTGGCGACGGTCGCGAGCGTGCTCCGGGCGGGCGACCGGGCGCTCGCCGAGGTACGCGAGACGGTCGCCGAGACGGGCGGAATTCCGCTGCCCGACGACACGGACCGACTCACGCCGCTCGTGCCGGTGCCGACGACGCTGGCCGGTGCGGACCTCTCGACACTGGCGGGGATCACCGTCGAACTCGACGACCGGGTCGTCGCCACCGGCGTCGGCGACCCGGCACTGATGCCGGCGGCGGTGCTGTACGATCCCGCGCTGTTCGAGACGACACCACGGCGCGTGCTCGCCGGCTCGGCGATGAACGGCTTCGACAAGGCGCTGGAGTCGACGTACGCGGCCAACGGGACACCGCTCACGGACGCGACCGCACGGCGTGCCGTCGCCTACCTCGACGACGGGCTGTCGCGGCTGTTCGGAGACGGCGACGAGCCGTCGGCGTCGAGCGACCGGACGGACCGGGACGACGACGCGGACCGGTACGACTCCGACGCCGTCGACCGCGCCGTCGCGGGGGTCGTCCTCGCACAGTACGGAATCTCGCGCCCGGACGGCACGACGTTGAACGTCCTCCACGCGTTCGGTCACGCGCTGCGGGACACCTTCGGGGTCCAGCAGGGTGTCGGCCACGCCGTGATCGCACCGGCGGCGTTGCGTGCGATGACCGACGCGGGTGTCGACCTCGACCCACTGGTCGACGCCTTCGGCGTGGCGGACGTGACCGCCGTCGTCGAGCGCGTCGAGACGATCCGCGCGGCGCTCGACCTCCCGACGGAGATCCGGACGGTGACGGCGTTCGACGCCCCCGCGGACGACGAGCGGGTCGCCGCCGCGCTCGACGAGGCCGCCGCGGCGACGGCCGCCGACTCGCTGGCCGCCAACGCGCCACCCGCGCTGGATCTCGACGCGGCGACGGCCCGACGCGTCCTCGAGGCCGCTTGGTGA
- a CDS encoding PAS domain-containing protein has translation MRERAESPVAPTSVLYVDSDADFAQLVERSLTRLDPTVSVRHVESADAAFDAIGDSDDPAFDCVVSAYTLARRDAVSFLESFRVEFPDLPFVLFTGAGSESVAADAIAAGVSAYVPVRAGENNFELLAQRIWSVTQGYRAKRRAEATATELRRAYQRTAEGVVALDPEDRVVFANDRFGDYYDVDRDRIAGERLWRVVPSMAETVVESACRRVGETREPETVTTEGPEGVPSRVRVFPDEDGGVICYVHRPDDETTLKRRDCLAAVADGVGTPALIADGDGEVVFANEAATRRLGVTADPGDGSGPGVGAVVAEPDADRVASAVQTVVGRARGDGGVRGHDGPSRPADGGTTGSRVVETVGLPGTDTTADLRVKPVTVLTDPTALIVVAGVDESAG, from the coding sequence ATGCGGGAGCGCGCGGAGTCACCGGTCGCTCCGACGAGCGTGCTGTACGTCGACAGCGACGCGGACTTCGCGCAGTTGGTGGAACGGTCGCTGACGCGGCTCGACCCGACCGTGTCGGTTCGTCACGTCGAGTCGGCAGACGCGGCGTTCGACGCCATCGGGGACAGCGACGACCCCGCGTTCGACTGTGTCGTGTCGGCGTACACGCTCGCTCGGCGGGACGCGGTGTCGTTCCTGGAGTCGTTCCGCGTCGAGTTTCCGGATCTCCCGTTCGTGTTGTTCACCGGGGCGGGCAGCGAGTCCGTCGCGGCCGACGCCATCGCCGCGGGAGTCAGCGCGTACGTCCCCGTCAGAGCCGGCGAGAACAACTTCGAGTTGCTCGCCCAGCGAATCTGGTCGGTGACACAGGGGTACCGAGCCAAACGCCGCGCGGAGGCGACCGCGACGGAGCTGCGACGCGCCTACCAGCGGACGGCGGAGGGTGTCGTGGCACTGGACCCGGAGGACAGGGTCGTGTTCGCGAACGACCGGTTCGGCGACTACTACGACGTGGACCGCGACCGGATCGCGGGCGAACGACTGTGGCGCGTCGTGCCGTCGATGGCGGAGACTGTCGTGGAGTCGGCCTGTCGCCGAGTCGGGGAGACGCGCGAACCGGAGACCGTGACTACCGAGGGACCGGAGGGGGTCCCGTCCCGTGTTCGCGTGTTCCCGGACGAGGACGGTGGCGTGATCTGTTACGTCCACCGGCCGGACGACGAGACGACGCTGAAACGCCGCGACTGTCTGGCGGCCGTCGCCGACGGCGTCGGGACACCGGCACTGATCGCCGACGGCGACGGGGAGGTCGTCTTCGCCAACGAGGCGGCGACGCGACGACTCGGCGTCACGGCGGACCCGGGAGACGGCTCCGGTCCGGGGGTCGGTGCCGTCGTCGCGGAACCGGACGCCGACCGGGTGGCGTCGGCGGTCCAGACCGTCGTCGGGCGAGCACGGGGGGACGGCGGGGTCCGGGGCCACGACGGCCCGTCGCGCCCGGCGGACGGCGGAACGACCGGGTCGCGTGTGGTCGAGACCGTCGGCCTCCCCGGGACCGACACGACCGCGGACCTCCGCGTCAAACCGGTGACGGTGTTGACGGACCCCACCGCCTTGATCGTCGTCGCGGGTGTCGACGAGTCCGCGGGGTGA
- a CDS encoding 50S ribosomal protein L21e has protein sequence MPNSNGPLSKTKGKLKNDPRDAGTSPPQRAIAEFEEGETVHLALDPSVSDGQFHARFNGRTGTVAGTQGDAYKVEITDDSVTKTILAKPAHLKAQQD, from the coding sequence ATGCCGAACTCCAACGGGCCACTGTCGAAGACGAAGGGGAAGCTGAAGAACGACCCGCGCGACGCCGGGACCTCGCCGCCACAGCGCGCCATCGCCGAGTTCGAGGAGGGCGAGACCGTCCACCTCGCACTGGACCCGTCCGTCTCGGACGGTCAGTTCCACGCTCGCTTCAACGGCCGCACCGGGACGGTCGCCGGGACGCAGGGCGACGCCTACAAGGTCGAGATCACGGACGACAGCGTCACGAAGACGATCCTCGCGAAGCCCGCCCACCTCAAGGCACAGCAGGACTGA
- a CDS encoding RNA polymerase Rpb4 family protein, with product MTIFKETLDEEYLTVSEAKEILETVEAERAADEDRELRYELARAVEHVNTFAFLEAEESRELVEELSELEKIEIGTAIKIADILPGDRTELRSVFANERYAMSGDELDDVLNVVAKYA from the coding sequence ATGACGATCTTCAAAGAGACGCTCGACGAGGAGTACCTCACGGTCTCGGAGGCCAAGGAGATCCTCGAGACGGTCGAGGCGGAGCGTGCGGCCGACGAGGACCGCGAACTCCGCTACGAGCTGGCACGCGCCGTCGAGCACGTCAACACGTTCGCGTTCCTCGAGGCCGAGGAGTCGCGCGAACTGGTCGAGGAGCTCTCGGAGTTGGAGAAGATCGAGATCGGCACCGCGATCAAGATCGCAGACATCCTCCCGGGCGACCGGACGGAACTCCGCTCGGTGTTCGCCAACGAGCGGTACGCGATGTCCGGCGACGAACTCGACGACGTGTTGAACGTCGTCGCGAAGTACGCCTGA